The Pseudomonas iranensis genome includes a window with the following:
- the rluB gene encoding 23S rRNA pseudouridine(2605) synthase RluB, with product MSDINQKDDQEIGPAGEKLQKVLARIGVGSRRDVESWISQGRIKVNGKDATLGLRVDMHDAITIDGKVIKREEAAESVRRVIMYNKPDGEICTRDDPEGRPTVFDKLPRPKEGRWINIGRLDINTTGLLMFTTDGELANRLMHPSYEMDREYAVRVRGEVDDEMIERLKAGVVLEDGPARFTDIQQAPGGEGFNHWYHCVVMEGRNREVRRLWESQGLVVSRLKRVRFGPVFLNSDLPMGRWREMSQYEVDVLSAEVGLTPVAMPQLNAKSKDKLERMQRKSSRPMAKTERVRTLRPAAGAPTAPRPSREPQIEGERPGRKPVARDGERTPRPANGRTERGERGAPAGRGTPVADRPADTSNKRPAKPAPKRPGIKLVDGDKPSGKRRGAPAGSGQRPGFGRKKPE from the coding sequence ATGAGTGACATCAATCAGAAAGACGACCAGGAAATCGGCCCAGCAGGCGAAAAGCTGCAGAAAGTCCTCGCCCGTATCGGCGTCGGCTCGCGCCGTGACGTGGAATCCTGGATCAGCCAGGGCCGGATCAAGGTCAATGGCAAAGACGCCACCCTCGGCCTGCGCGTCGACATGCACGACGCCATTACCATCGATGGCAAGGTGATCAAACGCGAAGAGGCTGCCGAATCGGTGCGCCGCGTGATCATGTACAACAAGCCCGACGGCGAAATCTGCACCCGTGACGACCCGGAAGGCCGTCCGACCGTGTTCGACAAGCTGCCGCGTCCGAAAGAGGGCCGCTGGATCAACATCGGCCGTCTCGACATCAACACCACCGGTCTGCTGATGTTCACCACTGACGGTGAGCTGGCCAACCGTCTGATGCACCCGTCCTACGAGATGGACCGCGAGTACGCCGTGCGTGTACGCGGTGAAGTCGATGACGAGATGATCGAACGCCTCAAGGCCGGCGTGGTGCTGGAAGACGGCCCAGCGCGTTTCACCGACATTCAACAGGCGCCGGGCGGTGAAGGCTTCAACCACTGGTACCACTGCGTGGTCATGGAAGGGCGTAACCGTGAAGTGCGTCGTCTGTGGGAATCGCAGGGTCTGGTGGTCAGCCGTCTGAAGCGCGTGCGTTTCGGTCCGGTGTTCCTCAACTCCGACCTGCCGATGGGCCGCTGGCGCGAAATGAGCCAGTACGAAGTCGACGTGCTCAGCGCCGAAGTCGGCCTGACCCCGGTGGCAATGCCGCAGCTGAACGCCAAGAGCAAGGACAAGCTCGAACGCATGCAGCGCAAATCGTCGCGGCCAATGGCCAAGACCGAGCGCGTGCGTACTCTGCGTCCAGCCGCTGGCGCACCCACCGCACCGCGCCCGAGCCGTGAGCCGCAGATTGAAGGTGAGCGTCCAGGTCGCAAGCCGGTTGCCCGTGACGGCGAGCGCACACCGCGTCCGGCCAATGGTCGTACCGAGCGTGGCGAACGCGGCGCTCCTGCCGGTCGCGGTACGCCAGTGGCGGATCGTCCTGCCGACACCAGCAACAAGCGCCCGGCCAAACCGGCGCCGAAGCGTCCGGGGATCAAACTGGTCGACGGCGACAAGCCCTCCGGCAAGCGTCGCGGCGCACCGGCCGGTTCCGGTCAGCGCCCGGGTTTCGGTCGCAAAAAGCCGGAATAA
- a CDS encoding leucyl aminopeptidase — MDKPRAISHFLYYLEHHPALAGLHSAKVMLGHTADYEALTGAIAEQAGEHPRFQFSARRLDLESTAALSEAIADSDLYIFFYDSSTLPNPRPDGPEFVRALQAVMAENWRKSLLFKDYGDYFYDTFSITPQRIAGLNSHLIQRMSQATTLSFKDDHGSWFETPMSSIKKWTDINGVGNFDLAPGEIATHSEAINGHVKFKGTFLSTIPFARKYGVLESPLELWIENSTISRIATDVPGLEHDFNKYLDANPSNRRIEELGIGTNEGVKDLYARNAGFEERHCGLHLGLGGGAKGSHHLDLIFSGGVLALDDKPVFDGRFVF, encoded by the coding sequence ATGGACAAGCCCCGCGCCATCTCGCATTTCCTTTACTACCTCGAACATCACCCAGCCCTCGCCGGCCTCCACTCGGCGAAGGTCATGCTCGGCCATACCGCCGACTACGAAGCCCTGACCGGCGCCATTGCCGAACAGGCCGGCGAGCATCCGCGCTTTCAGTTCAGCGCTCGGCGTCTGGACCTGGAAAGTACCGCAGCGCTGTCCGAGGCAATTGCCGACAGCGATCTGTACATTTTCTTCTACGACTCTTCCACCCTGCCCAACCCACGCCCCGACGGCCCGGAGTTCGTTCGTGCGCTGCAAGCGGTCATGGCGGAAAACTGGAGGAAGTCGCTGCTGTTCAAGGATTACGGCGACTATTTCTACGACACCTTCAGCATCACCCCGCAACGCATCGCCGGGCTCAACAGTCACCTGATCCAGCGCATGTCCCAGGCGACCACGCTGAGTTTCAAGGACGATCACGGCTCATGGTTCGAAACACCGATGAGCAGCATCAAAAAGTGGACCGACATCAACGGCGTCGGCAACTTCGACCTCGCCCCGGGCGAAATCGCCACCCACAGCGAAGCCATCAATGGCCACGTGAAGTTCAAGGGTACCTTCCTCAGCACCATCCCCTTCGCGCGCAAGTACGGCGTGCTGGAATCGCCGCTGGAGCTGTGGATCGAGAACTCGACCATCAGCCGCATCGCCACCGACGTGCCGGGGCTGGAGCATGATTTCAACAAATACCTGGATGCCAACCCTTCAAACCGACGGATTGAGGAGTTGGGGATTGGCACCAACGAAGGCGTGAAGGACCTGTATGCGCGCAATGCCGGGTTTGAGGAGCGACACTGTGGGCTGCATCTTGGATTAGGCGGTGGCGCCAAGGGCAGTCATCACCTGGATCTGATCTTTTCTGGCGGGGTGTTGGCACTGGATGACAAGCCGGTGTTTGATGGGCGGTTTGTGTTTTAG